A genomic segment from Helicobacter sp. NHP19-012 encodes:
- the rplD gene encoding 50S ribosomal protein L4 yields MKARVLDQQCQEVGQLDLPERFKDIKEHNLYLYIKHYRALARANTAKSKNRGEVSGGGRKPWNQKGGGRARAGSITSPVFVGGGVSHGATNNRNYDLKINKKQKRLALEYALAQKALNHNLVVVDQIDIPSKKTKDASAFVKNLGFRDVLLITRALDEGNYLAFRNLKNCYLLETSEVNAYWIAAFGAVVVEKAAFEALIKAHEGE; encoded by the coding sequence ATGAAAGCAAGAGTCTTAGACCAGCAGTGTCAAGAAGTCGGGCAATTAGATTTGCCCGAGCGCTTCAAGGACATTAAAGAGCACAATCTTTATTTATACATTAAACACTACCGCGCCCTAGCCCGTGCCAACACCGCCAAGAGCAAAAACCGCGGCGAAGTGAGTGGGGGCGGACGCAAACCTTGGAATCAAAAAGGCGGCGGACGCGCAAGGGCAGGCAGCATCACTTCTCCCGTGTTTGTGGGGGGGGGTGTGAGCCACGGGGCGACCAACAACCGCAACTACGATCTCAAGATCAACAAAAAGCAAAAAAGACTCGCTTTAGAATACGCCCTAGCCCAAAAAGCCCTAAATCATAACTTGGTGGTGGTGGATCAAATCGACATCCCCAGCAAGAAAACTAAGGACGCAAGTGCCTTTGTGAAAAACCTAGGCTTTAGAGATGTCCTACTCATCACAAGGGCATTAGATGAGGGCAATTATTTAGCCTTTAGGAATCTCAAAAATTGCTACTTGCTTGAAACGAGCGAAGTGAATGCCTATTGGATCGCCGCCTTTGGGGCAGTGGTGGTGGAAAAAGCCGCCTTTGAGGCGCTCATCAAAGCACATGAAGGAGAATGA
- the rpsJ gene encoding 30S ribosomal protein S10: MEKIRLKLKAYDHRVLDRSVVAIVEAVKRSGSEIRGPIPLPTRNRRYTVLRSPHINKDSREQFEIRVHSRLIDIMAATPETVDSLMKLDLAPEVDVEVTSMEAK; this comes from the coding sequence ATGGAAAAAATACGACTCAAGCTCAAAGCCTACGATCATAGGGTTTTGGATCGTTCGGTGGTGGCGATTGTGGAAGCGGTCAAACGCTCTGGCTCAGAGATCAGGGGCCCCATCCCCCTACCCACAAGAAACAGGCGTTACACGGTGCTGCGCTCCCCTCATATCAACAAAGACTCTAGAGAGCAGTTTGAAATACGGGTACATAGCCGTTTGATCGACATCATGGCCGCCACCCCTGAAACCGTGGATAGCCTGATGAAATTAGATTTAGCCCCTGAAGTGGATGTAGAAGTTACTTCAATGGAGGCGAAGTAA
- a CDS encoding tetratricopeptide repeat protein encodes MQGTQNAPSQNTPSAQTQPAQPPTRFAPTTPGTPPPRTQPPITDRLTPPTLAQDALSAGIAAIKAADYKSAFRLFIKSCDQGNPAGCFAVGTMYANGVGIQTDPEKATRYYELGCSGGDASACADLAQTYDYKQNPTPDDKEKAAQLYAVGCSGGSVLACNNLAWMYANGVGVPKNYYKALDYYKYACENGSDLGCYNLGLMSNVKNIYGIDKAKLSDVDLNYLACNAGDIQGCANLGWIYTKGTEGVPKNNFYAAKYFQKACEGGNLSSCNNLGVLYQKGLGVPQNDQRALDLFSYVCNYGLQSGCDNYGIFKEKLLRTNPNYGRLFLPLDPSLR; translated from the coding sequence ATGCAAGGGACGCAAAATGCGCCCTCCCAAAACACCCCTTCCGCCCAAACACAACCCGCTCAGCCACCCACGCGCTTTGCCCCCACCACTCCCGGCACGCCACCCCCACGCACACAACCGCCCATCACAGACCGCTTAACCCCCCCCACTCTCGCCCAAGACGCTTTGAGTGCGGGCATAGCGGCGATCAAAGCGGCGGATTATAAAAGTGCGTTTCGGCTCTTTATCAAATCTTGCGATCAGGGCAACCCTGCCGGGTGCTTTGCGGTGGGCACGATGTATGCCAATGGCGTGGGGATACAGACAGACCCAGAAAAAGCGACTCGCTACTATGAGCTAGGCTGCAGTGGGGGGGATGCGAGTGCGTGCGCAGACTTAGCCCAAACCTACGACTACAAACAAAACCCCACCCCCGATGATAAAGAAAAAGCTGCGCAACTCTATGCCGTGGGTTGCTCGGGGGGCAGTGTCTTGGCGTGCAATAATTTGGCGTGGATGTATGCCAATGGCGTGGGCGTGCCTAAAAATTATTACAAAGCCCTAGACTATTACAAATACGCTTGCGAAAATGGGAGCGATTTGGGCTGTTATAATTTGGGCTTGATGAGCAATGTTAAAAATATCTATGGCATTGACAAGGCGAAACTGAGCGATGTGGATTTGAACTATCTAGCCTGCAATGCCGGCGACATTCAAGGCTGCGCCAATTTGGGTTGGATTTACACCAAGGGCACGGAGGGCGTGCCTAAGAATAACTTTTACGCCGCCAAATATTTCCAAAAGGCTTGTGAAGGGGGCAATCTCTCCAGCTGTAATAATTTAGGCGTGCTTTATCAAAAGGGCTTGGGCGTGCCCCAAAACGACCAAAGGGCGTTAGATTTGTTCTCCTATGTGTGTAACTATGGCTTACAATCGGGGTGCGACAATTACGGGATTTTTAAAGAAAAACTTTTGCGGACGAACCCCAATTATGGGCGTTTGTTCCTGCCCCTAGACCCTAGTTTGCGTTAA
- the rpsS gene encoding 30S ribosomal protein S19: protein MGRSIKKGPFVDKHLMDKTLKHKAKKDNRPIKTWSRRSTILPDMIGLTYNVHNGRIFIPVYITENHVGYKLGEFAPTRTFKGHKGTVQKKIGK, encoded by the coding sequence ATGGGAAGGTCAATTAAAAAAGGTCCTTTTGTGGATAAGCACCTGATGGACAAGACTCTCAAACACAAAGCCAAAAAAGACAATCGCCCCATTAAAACATGGTCAAGAAGAAGCACCATTCTCCCCGACATGATTGGGCTGACCTACAATGTGCATAATGGGCGTATCTTTATCCCTGTTTATATCACAGAAAACCATGTGGGCTATAAACTGGGCGAATTTGCCCCCACAAGGACTTTTAAGGGGCATAAAGGCACCGTGCAAAAAAAGATAGGTAAATAA
- the ispG gene encoding flavodoxin-dependent (E)-4-hydroxy-3-methylbut-2-enyl-diphosphate synthase, whose product MRPRFATKQIFISSTPIGGNAPISTQSMAYSQTCDIQATKAQIDRLKLAGADFVRVAVRHKKDANALKELKKVASLPLIADIHFHHHLALIAAESVDAIRINPGNIGAVENIRAVAKACNERNLPIRIGVNGGSLEKPFELKYGATPEGMVQSALYNIKLLEDVGFSNIKVSLKASDVERTIQAYEKLRPLTPYPFHLGVTEAGSLFHSSIKSAMALGHLLREGIGDTIRVSITGELEEEIKVAKAILRYSGRQKEGITFISCPTCGRIESNLVALMAQVEQRLAHIKIPLDVSVMGCVVNALGEAKHADIAIAFGKKSGLIIKKGQVIHKLPEDQLLETFVKEVQELATQHQHEDNHAKL is encoded by the coding sequence ATGCGCCCTCGTTTTGCCACAAAGCAAATTTTTATCAGCTCCACCCCCATAGGGGGCAATGCCCCCATCAGCACGCAGAGCATGGCCTACAGCCAAACCTGCGACATACAAGCCACAAAGGCACAAATCGATCGCTTGAAGCTTGCGGGGGCTGACTTTGTGCGGGTGGCGGTGCGTCATAAAAAGGACGCAAACGCCCTAAAAGAGCTTAAAAAAGTCGCTAGCTTGCCCCTAATTGCCGACATACACTTCCACCACCATTTGGCTTTAATCGCCGCTGAAAGCGTGGATGCGATCCGCATCAATCCGGGCAATATCGGCGCAGTCGAAAACATTAGAGCGGTGGCTAAAGCGTGCAATGAGCGTAATTTACCTATTCGAATCGGGGTGAATGGGGGGAGTTTAGAAAAGCCCTTTGAGCTCAAATACGGGGCAACGCCAGAGGGCATGGTGCAATCTGCCCTTTATAACATTAAGCTTTTAGAAGATGTGGGCTTTAGCAATATCAAAGTCTCTTTAAAGGCGAGCGATGTGGAGCGGACAATCCAAGCTTACGAGAAGTTACGCCCCCTAACGCCTTATCCTTTTCACTTAGGCGTTACTGAAGCAGGCAGCTTGTTTCACTCCAGCATTAAAAGCGCGATGGCTTTAGGGCATTTGTTGAGAGAAGGGATCGGGGACACCATTAGGGTGTCGATCACAGGGGAGCTTGAAGAAGAGATTAAAGTCGCTAAGGCGATTTTGCGTTACAGCGGACGGCAAAAAGAGGGGATCACCTTTATTTCTTGCCCGACTTGCGGACGCATTGAGTCTAATTTAGTCGCTTTAATGGCACAGGTGGAGCAAAGATTGGCCCACATTAAAATCCCCTTAGATGTGAGCGTGATGGGCTGTGTGGTGAATGCTCTAGGCGAAGCCAAGCACGCCGACATTGCGATCGCCTTTGGCAAGAAAAGCGGCTTGATTATCAAAAAAGGGCAGGTGATCCACAAACTTCCCGAAGACCAGCTCCTAGAAACCTTTGTTAAAGAAGTGCAAGAATTAGCCACACAACACCAACACGAGGACAACCATGCAAAACTTTAA
- a CDS encoding 2,3,4,5-tetrahydropyridine-2,6-carboxylate N-succinyltransferase — protein MQNFKRFVDDFQNSPDYKKPLAFGIAKIQHGQHTGKPLCATYPVLNWGEALGAYAVFKEASKSAPPLSESVSEAVYGVDVAFIQKALELFKPFLAESLGAHKHPNIQVLLELQRAQLYSQSPKQEQLYNYHFVLLYEDKPCQSLESVYMKLLALSLGKAPLRSLNLEGIFGLLPNVAWSGNIAYELEYLRTQEIALKVHGSYPSIDFIDKFPRYLMQVLPQVDNIRLLDSAKARFGAYLGKGGYTQMPGASYINFNAGVAGACMNEGRISSSVMVGEGTDIGGGASVLGVLSGGNSEPISIGKNCLLGANSVLGISLGDGCILDAGIGVLAGTIFEIAPKDLEKLQEMNPGFKPKESGLYKGAELSGLNGLHFRQNSQNGKMCALASKRHIPLNTNLHH, from the coding sequence ATGCAAAACTTTAAACGCTTTGTCGATGACTTCCAAAACTCCCCCGACTATAAAAAGCCCCTAGCCTTTGGGATCGCCAAAATCCAGCACGGGCAACACACAGGCAAGCCCTTATGCGCCACCTATCCCGTGCTAAATTGGGGCGAGGCATTGGGGGCGTATGCGGTGTTTAAAGAGGCGAGCAAGTCCGCCCCGCCTTTAAGCGAATCTGTAAGCGAAGCCGTTTATGGGGTGGATGTCGCCTTTATCCAAAAAGCCTTAGAGTTGTTTAAGCCCTTTTTAGCCGAGAGTTTGGGGGCACACAAGCACCCCAATATCCAAGTGCTCTTAGAATTGCAACGCGCCCAGTTATACAGCCAGAGCCCCAAACAAGAACAGCTTTACAATTACCATTTTGTGCTGCTTTATGAGGACAAGCCCTGCCAAAGCCTAGAGAGCGTCTATATGAAACTCTTAGCCCTATCTCTAGGCAAAGCCCCTTTAAGAAGTTTAAACTTAGAGGGCATTTTTGGGCTATTGCCTAATGTGGCTTGGAGTGGCAACATTGCTTACGAGTTGGAGTATTTACGCACGCAAGAGATCGCCCTAAAGGTGCATGGCAGCTACCCGTCCATTGACTTCATAGACAAATTCCCCCGCTATCTCATGCAAGTTTTACCCCAAGTGGATAATATCCGCCTGCTAGACAGCGCTAAGGCACGCTTTGGAGCATATCTTGGCAAGGGCGGTTACACCCAAATGCCCGGAGCCAGTTACATTAACTTTAACGCCGGCGTGGCAGGGGCGTGCATGAACGAGGGGCGGATCAGCTCTTCGGTGATGGTGGGCGAGGGCACGGACATAGGCGGCGGGGCAAGCGTTTTAGGTGTGCTGAGTGGAGGCAATAGTGAGCCCATTAGCATAGGCAAAAACTGCTTACTTGGGGCTAACTCAGTGCTTGGCATAAGCCTAGGCGATGGGTGTATTTTAGATGCCGGGATTGGGGTTTTAGCCGGGACAATCTTTGAAATCGCCCCCAAAGACTTAGAGAAATTGCAAGAGATGAACCCCGGCTTTAAGCCTAAAGAGAGCGGGCTTTACAAGGGGGCGGAGCTGTCGGGGCTAAATGGCTTGCACTTTAGGCAAAATAGCCAAAATGGCAAGATGTGTGCGCTGGCAAGCAAGCGGCACATACCGCTCAACACGAATTTACACCACTAG
- the rplC gene encoding 50S ribosomal protein L3, with protein sequence MEYLVQKIGMSRVVGANSTPVTLLKILDSKVCEVKEGGQLLVAYPLHKTHNKAIAGQQKKYNLSAEFNHFATLQGQAQDLGDLSLEPLENAARIKATFYTKGRGFSGAMKRWNFQGGPAAHGSRFHRRLGSIGNREWPGRVQKGKKMAGHYGNEKVTCHNEVLSFNKESKILVLKGSVAGYSGAYGRISIQKGK encoded by the coding sequence ATGGAATACCTAGTGCAGAAAATTGGAATGAGCCGTGTTGTGGGTGCAAACAGCACGCCCGTAACCTTGCTGAAAATCCTAGATAGCAAGGTCTGTGAGGTCAAAGAGGGCGGACAACTTCTAGTCGCCTACCCCCTACATAAAACCCACAACAAAGCCATTGCCGGGCAACAAAAAAAGTATAACTTGAGTGCAGAGTTCAACCACTTTGCGACTTTGCAAGGGCAGGCACAAGACTTGGGCGATTTGAGTTTAGAGCCTTTAGAAAACGCCGCCCGTATTAAAGCCACCTTTTACACTAAGGGGCGTGGCTTTAGCGGCGCGATGAAACGCTGGAACTTTCAAGGGGGCCCAGCCGCACATGGCAGCCGCTTTCACCGCCGGCTAGGCTCTATTGGTAACAGAGAGTGGCCCGGACGCGTGCAAAAAGGCAAGAAAATGGCAGGGCATTATGGCAATGAGAAGGTTACATGCCATAACGAAGTCCTGTCTTTTAACAAAGAGAGCAAAATTTTGGTGCTGAAAGGTTCTGTGGCCGGCTACAGCGGAGCGTATGGCAGGATCAGCATCCAGAAAGGGAAGTAA
- the rplI gene encoding 50S ribosomal protein L9, with translation MQVLLLKDVKNLGKAGAVVSVKDGYGNNFLLAKGLAKLATNDVIRQFKATAKKRAEQEAQDLADKEALAKTLEQITLKITKKVGANGALFGSITKEEVIDALQASHPIELDKKTLELKTPIKSTGLYEIEVKLGHGVHGVLKVDVVAE, from the coding sequence ATGCAAGTTTTATTGTTAAAAGATGTGAAAAATTTAGGCAAGGCAGGCGCAGTTGTGAGCGTGAAGGATGGCTATGGCAATAACTTTTTGCTCGCCAAAGGTTTAGCTAAACTAGCGACTAACGATGTGATCCGCCAATTTAAAGCCACCGCTAAAAAACGCGCTGAACAAGAGGCACAAGATTTAGCCGACAAAGAAGCCCTAGCCAAAACTCTAGAGCAAATCACGCTTAAAATCACCAAAAAAGTCGGGGCTAATGGCGCGCTCTTTGGCTCAATCACCAAAGAGGAAGTCATCGATGCCCTGCAAGCCAGCCACCCCATTGAGCTAGACAAAAAGACCCTAGAGCTCAAAACCCCCATTAAAAGCACGGGGCTTTATGAAATTGAGGTGAAATTAGGGCACGGCGTGCATGGCGTGTTAAAAGTGGATGTGGTGGCTGAGTAG
- a CDS encoding 50S ribosomal protein L23 yields the protein MADITDIKSILYTEKSLSMQENGVIVVQTTMGVSKNQLKAIFKDYFGFVPLKINSLRQEGKVKRFKGRMGQRNGYKKFYVKVPKDANITALSA from the coding sequence ATGGCAGACATCACAGACATCAAATCCATTCTTTACACCGAAAAATCCCTATCCATGCAAGAAAATGGGGTGATTGTGGTGCAAACCACAATGGGTGTCAGCAAAAACCAGCTCAAGGCGATCTTTAAAGATTACTTTGGCTTCGTGCCTTTAAAAATCAATTCACTCAGGCAAGAGGGCAAGGTGAAACGCTTTAAGGGCAGAATGGGGCAACGCAATGGCTATAAAAAGTTCTATGTCAAAGTCCCCAAAGACGCAAACATCACCGCTTTGAGCGCATAA